GGCTTAGACCATCATTGTGGCTTTGATGTCATTGCAGGTGGTGTCGGTCTAGCTGAAGCAGCAGCAAGTACAGCAATTGCTCTTACAAAAGATTCATATACTGCAGTAGTAAGTGCAGGAATTGCAGGTGGTTTTCGAGCTCAAACAGAACTGGGATCCATTGTGGTGGCAAGTGAGATATGGGGAGCAGACTTGGGAGCAGAAACAAACGAAGGGTTTTATGATTTAGAAAAATTAAACTTAGGCTGCTCTCGTTATCAATGTGATCCGCTTCTTACAGACAAATTGTGTACGAGCATCGCCGAAAGAGGCCTGAAAGCTCAAACAGGGGCCATTTTAACCACTGCCGCTGTTACCGGTACAGCTAAAACAGCTGAAAATTTGGCTGTTCGTGTACCTGAGGCAAAGGCAGAAGCAATGGAAGGCTTTGGTGTTGCTGTTTCAGCCCAAAAGTTTGACGTGCCGGTCTTTGAAATTAGATCTATTTCAAACTTTGTTGGTCCAAGAGATAGAGATAATTGGAAAATAAAAGAGGCGCTTGCTGTGTTAGAGCAGGCAAGCAATGGTTTACAGGAGGTATTTTAAATGAATATAGCTTTTTCACCATGTCCAAACGATACTTTTGTGTTCCACGCATTGGTACATGGACTGATCGATAATGCTCCATCTTTTGATGTAACCTATGCAGATATTGATAAAACAAATTATTGGGCTTCTAAACAAGAAGGACCAGAAGTGATGAAAATATCTTTTGCAGCGCTGCCGTGGGTGCTCGATGATTATCGTCTTATCCCTTGCGGCGGAGCGTTAGGAAGAGGATGCGGCCCGCTTGTTTTAACAGCTGATAAAACAAACTCAGCTGCTGCTATTGGGGGGAAAGCGGTGGCAGTGCCGAGTGATCGTTCAACTGCTTACATACTTTTCCGCCTTTGGGTTGCTCAACATGTTCCTGAGGACGTTGGAGAAGTACGGGTTATGCCTTTTGATAAAATTATGCCTGCTGTTCAAAGCGGTGAAGTGGATGCTGGTTTAGTTATTCACGAGGCAAGGTTTACGTTTCAAAATTATGGACTTCATTTGCTGCAAGATCTCGGAGAATGGTGGGAGGAGGACACAGGTTTACCAATCCCTCTCGGCGCAATTATTGCAAAACGATCAGATTCTATAAATTATGCCAAACTTGCGGATTGGATCCGTGCTTCTGTTGAGTATGCGTGGGAGAATCCAGAAGCTTCACGTGAATATGTACTAGAACACGCACAAGAGATGTCTCCGGATGTTGCTCAATCTCATATCGATTTGTATGTTAATGAATTTACGAGAGATCTTGGCCAAGACGGTTATGCAGCTATTGAGTCCCTGCTTGGAAGGGCAGCAGAGAAAGGTTTAGTGCCGTCCTTTGATTTAGATGCATTAAAGTAAATAATATTTTAATGGCTCCTTTTTGCTGAGAAAGCAAGGGAGTCATTTTTCTTACACTAATTTTAAGGTTAATGTACCTATTTTTGGGTATACATACACTATCAGGGGAATGAAAGAGTGAAAGATTTAAGACGGGGTAATAAAACGAGGTTGGAGGTATGAAATCTATGAATATATTATTAACATCAGGTGCCAGACGTATAGATTTTATCGGTTTTTTTCAAGCAGCGTTAAAAGATGAGAATCTTCTAGGTAATGTCATAGTAGCGGATCCAGACAAAAATGCCCCCTCTCTTCAAGCGGCTGACCGGAGTTACGTTATCCCGCACCAAACAGATGAACGGTATATCGAAGCTATATTTTCTATTTGTAAAGAAAACAACGTTAACTGCCTGGTGCCTTTAAACGATTGGGAAGTACCAAAATTAGCGGATCATAAAAAAGAATTAGAAGCACTGGGGGTAGCGGTGTTTACTCCAAATCCAGATATCGTTCATAAAGTCCGAGATAAAGGCATGTATCATAAGCTGCTTGGCTCCTATGGAGTAAAAGCCCCGCATTCGTATTTCACAATAGAAGAAGCGAAAGAAGGCTTAGTAAATAAAGAGGTTATTTTTCCATTGATCGTCAAACCGCGCAATGGTTCTGCGTCGATGGGTATTGAGATTGTTCATAATGTAGAAGATATGGAATTTGCGTATAAGCTTGCTGTTCAAACGATTAAGGAAACGCCTTTAGACGATGCTACCTCTAAAATTCCGGAGGAGAATGTAATTATTCAGGATGTAATAGAAGGAGAAAAATTCAGTTTAGATATTTTTAATGATTTAAATGGACGGTTTCTCACCTCTTTAGCATTGAAACAATTAGAAATGCGCGGAGGAGATGTAGATAAGGCTGTATCGGTAAGAAGCAATGAATTGTTTCAAATAGGCAAGAAGATTGGTGAGAACTTGAAGCATGTTGGATATATTAATACTGATATTTTTTACGATGGCAAGGATTACTACGTTATTGATATTAATCCGCGCTTTGGAGGAAGCTATGCGCTCTCCCATGCTGCTGAAGCCAACATTCCTGCAGCTTATATTGCTCTAGCCCGCGGAAAAGAGTTAAAACAAGAGTGGTTAGAAGATGATGCTGACGTGGAACTTGCACGTAATGACACCGTGGTTAGAATTAATGAAGGAAAAGTGGAAGACGCTCTTAAAGAAAAGACTGAAGCCAAATAAAAAGTATTATGTTTATTTCTATAAACAGACGGTAAAAGTCTTATAGAATACGAGAGCAAGTATGTAAAGAGATCGCTCGTAATAGCAGTTGTTCTGTAAGGAGGATTACTCATGAGCGATACGGAAAAGCTTTTAAAAGATTTAATAAAAATTGACAGCTCTACAATGGAAGGGGCAAATCGGGCGGTCGCGTTCTGTGAGAACTGGTTAACAGAACGCGGCCTTCCTGTAAGAAAGCTAGAAAACAACGGATTTCACATGTTAGTGTCCGAAATAGGAAGCGGCGACAAAACGATTGTTTTAAATGGTCACGTCGACGTCGTCAAA
This DNA window, taken from Alteribacillus bidgolensis, encodes the following:
- a CDS encoding 1,4-dihydroxy-6-naphthoate synthase, with the protein product MNIAFSPCPNDTFVFHALVHGLIDNAPSFDVTYADIDKTNYWASKQEGPEVMKISFAALPWVLDDYRLIPCGGALGRGCGPLVLTADKTNSAAAIGGKAVAVPSDRSTAYILFRLWVAQHVPEDVGEVRVMPFDKIMPAVQSGEVDAGLVIHEARFTFQNYGLHLLQDLGEWWEEDTGLPIPLGAIIAKRSDSINYAKLADWIRASVEYAWENPEASREYVLEHAQEMSPDVAQSHIDLYVNEFTRDLGQDGYAAIESLLGRAAEKGLVPSFDLDALK
- a CDS encoding ATP-grasp domain-containing protein, with product MNILLTSGARRIDFIGFFQAALKDENLLGNVIVADPDKNAPSLQAADRSYVIPHQTDERYIEAIFSICKENNVNCLVPLNDWEVPKLADHKKELEALGVAVFTPNPDIVHKVRDKGMYHKLLGSYGVKAPHSYFTIEEAKEGLVNKEVIFPLIVKPRNGSASMGIEIVHNVEDMEFAYKLAVQTIKETPLDDATSKIPEENVIIQDVIEGEKFSLDIFNDLNGRFLTSLALKQLEMRGGDVDKAVSVRSNELFQIGKKIGENLKHVGYINTDIFYDGKDYYVIDINPRFGGSYALSHAAEANIPAAYIALARGKELKQEWLEDDADVELARNDTVVRINEGKVEDALKEKTEAK
- a CDS encoding futalosine hydrolase, translated to MSASKVLIVTAVEAEHEAVQRGLDHHCGFDVIAGGVGLAEAAASTAIALTKDSYTAVVSAGIAGGFRAQTELGSIVVASEIWGADLGAETNEGFYDLEKLNLGCSRYQCDPLLTDKLCTSIAERGLKAQTGAILTTAAVTGTAKTAENLAVRVPEAKAEAMEGFGVAVSAQKFDVPVFEIRSISNFVGPRDRDNWKIKEALAVLEQASNGLQEVF